The Octopus vulgaris mitochondrion, complete genome DNA window AACAACTCTCACCAAAACTAATAACAATAATACACCTAAAAACACATAACAAAAAAAATTAAATCTTCTTATTAATAAACTTGATATACCTAATCTCAAAAATTTAACCTCCATTATCTTTATTACCCTCATATTAACATCCAAATAATAATATATAGAAATTATATTCATCAAAAAAAAAGAAAGAAATCCAACCAACATATATATAATTAATCCCTTAGAAAAAAAAATCAAATTAGGAATAAGACTAATAATATATATAAATATTA harbors:
- the ND6 gene encoding NADH dehydrogenase subunit 6 — protein: MVLMMYFSLGFSIVSLLIILIQPLSLGFMIMLVSIFMSILISFFIYSWYGYMLFLVYVGGLLVMFMYIISLIPNLIFFSKGLIMYMLVGFLSFFLMNMISMYYYLDVNMSVMKMMEVKFLSLGMSSLLMSSFNFFCYVFLGVLLLLVLVSVVKICYYCEGPLRVFKYKYA